The proteins below are encoded in one region of Penicillium psychrofluorescens genome assembly, chromosome: 4:
- a CDS encoding uncharacterized protein (ID:PFLUO_006132-T1.cds;~source:funannotate), with translation MTQHDTIQCVHEPFGDAFYYGPERLSTRFADDEQTRLNSGFSKATYGSVLEGIKREASQGKRVFIKDIDYYLFAPDRKPTSIAPSLRSATGDHLSRETARANGCTQKELSPYPTSDEPENPTVMPRAIQEMFHFTFLIRDPHYSVPSYYRCTIPPLREITNFYYDPLEAGYDELRRHFDYLKETGLVGPHVATRPDLSSPEAKAESDLKKYIGHEICVVDADDLLDAPAAMIEAFCKSVGLQYDPRMLQWNREIDHAVANDKFDKWRGFHDDALDSEGLQARTHKRAPKSEEEFDIEWSAKYGEEAAAMIRKTVVQNMPDYLYLKQFAMRV, from the exons ATGACTCAACATGACACTATTCAGTGTGTTCATGAGCCATTTGGTGACGCTTTCTACTACGGCCCAGAGCGACTCTCGACCCGATTTGCGGATGATGAACAAACCCGTTTGAACAGTGGATTCAGCAAGGCTACCTATGGCTCGGTCCTGGAGGGAATTAAGCGAGAAGCATCTCAG GGAAAGCGTGTGTTCATCAAGGACATCGACTATTATCTGTTTGCGCCTGACCGGAAGCCTACCAGCATTGCACCATCTTTGCGAAGCGCCACAGGTGATCATCTTTCTAGAGAAACCGCAAGAGCCAACGGCTGTACTCAGAAGGAGTTGAGCCCATACCCAACCTCAGACGAGCCAGAAAACCCAACCGTGATGCCGCGTGCGATACAGGAAATGTTTCATTTTACGTTTCTCATCCGCGATCCGCACTATAGCGTGCCGTCCTACTACCGATGTACGATCCCACCGCTGCGTGAGATCACAAATTTCTATTATGATCCCCTCGAAGCCGGATATGACGAGCTTCGCCGACATTTCGATTACCTGAAGGAGACTGGCCTTGTAGGACCGCATGTAGCAACACGGCCCGACTTAAGCAGTCCAGAAGCCAAGGCTGAGTCGGACTTGAAGAAATACATCGGCCACGAAATATGTGTTGTCGATGCAGATGACCTACTAgatgcaccagcagccatgatcGAGGCATTTTGCAAGAGTGTCGGACTGCAGTATGACCCTCGAATGCTGCAATGGAATAGGGAAATCGATCATGCAGTAGCAAATGACAAATTTGACAAGTGGCGCGGCTTCCACGATGATGCGCTCGATTCCGAGGGACTTCAAGCGAGGACTCAC AAGCGCGCTCCAAAATCAGAGGAGGAATTTGATATCGAGTGGAGTGCAAAGTATGGCGAAGAGGCGGCGGCTATGATTCGCAAGACGGTTGTCCAAAATATGCCCGACTACTTGTATCTGAAGCAGTTCGCTATGCGGGTCTAA